From the genome of Vibrio porteresiae DSM 19223, one region includes:
- a CDS encoding DNA topoisomerase family protein, whose protein sequence is MSGKSDQPLFSSAGQAQEACPLCGNPLVIRHGKHGPFLGCSHYPSCEYIKPLHQNDGHIIKELGVPCPECGSELVLRQGRFGMFIGCSSYPECHHIESLDGPEEETPASTVLCPECGKGHLIERKNRFGKMFYACDAYPKCKFAVNQPPVEGVCEECGFPLLVEKKVAGKVRLQCANRKCGHLQTEVDAEE, encoded by the coding sequence AGGACAAGCTCAAGAAGCTTGTCCTCTATGTGGCAACCCACTTGTTATTCGTCATGGTAAGCATGGCCCTTTTTTAGGATGTAGCCATTACCCGTCTTGTGAATACATCAAACCACTGCATCAAAATGATGGACACATTATTAAAGAGCTTGGTGTACCTTGCCCTGAGTGTGGTAGTGAGTTGGTATTACGCCAAGGACGCTTCGGTATGTTTATCGGGTGTAGTTCATACCCTGAATGTCACCATATTGAATCGTTAGATGGACCAGAAGAAGAAACACCAGCGAGCACTGTGTTGTGTCCTGAGTGTGGTAAAGGACATCTTATCGAACGTAAAAACCGGTTTGGCAAAATGTTTTATGCCTGTGATGCTTACCCTAAGTGTAAGTTTGCGGTGAATCAGCCTCCTGTTGAAGGCGTGTGCGAAGAGTGCGGTTTCCCATTACTGGTAGAAAAAAAAGTGGCTGGTAAAGTGCGTTTGCAATGTGCAAACCGTAAATGTGGTCATCTACAAACGGAAGTGGATGCAGAAGAGTAA
- a CDS encoding 5-(carboxyamino)imidazole ribonucleotide synthase — protein sequence MHVLVLGSGQLARMMSLAGAPLNITMSAYDVTTDRVVHPLTQAVIDQTLDQAIAAADVITAEFEHIPHDILAICDKSGKFLPSTDAIKAGGDRRLEKALLDNSGVKNATYYVINNRADFDAAIQHVGIPMVLKSALGGYDGKGQWRLKDSTQVDTIWQEMQECLNGSAQQAIVAEQFVAFDREVSLVGARSASGEVAVYPLAENIHVNGVLSLSTAIDAPELQEQAKQMFTAVANSLDYVGVLAIEFFDVNGELLVNEIAPRVHNSGHWTQQGAEVCQFENHVRAVCGLPLGSTKLVRETAMINILGEDTLPTELLAMEGCHIHWYGKGKRPGRKMGHINVTADYSGELQRKLCEIAGYLDAKAFPAVHEVAQKIRS from the coding sequence ATGCACGTATTGGTACTAGGTTCAGGTCAATTAGCACGAATGATGTCTCTTGCAGGAGCACCATTGAATATCACTATGTCTGCGTATGATGTGACAACCGATCGAGTTGTTCATCCGCTCACGCAAGCGGTGATTGACCAAACTCTTGATCAAGCTATTGCAGCGGCTGACGTGATTACCGCTGAATTTGAGCACATTCCACACGACATTCTCGCTATCTGCGACAAGAGTGGCAAGTTCCTCCCAAGTACTGATGCGATCAAAGCCGGTGGCGACCGCCGTCTTGAAAAAGCTCTGCTAGATAACTCTGGCGTGAAAAACGCTACCTATTACGTCATTAATAATCGTGCCGATTTTGATGCTGCAATTCAACACGTTGGCATTCCAATGGTATTGAAGAGCGCTCTTGGTGGCTATGATGGTAAAGGACAATGGCGTCTTAAAGATTCCACGCAAGTGGATACCATTTGGCAAGAGATGCAAGAGTGTCTCAATGGCTCAGCTCAACAAGCCATTGTTGCAGAACAGTTTGTAGCATTTGATCGTGAAGTTTCACTCGTGGGCGCTCGTAGCGCTTCTGGTGAAGTCGCTGTTTATCCTCTTGCAGAAAACATTCATGTAAATGGTGTTTTGAGCCTATCAACTGCCATTGATGCTCCCGAGCTGCAAGAACAAGCGAAACAAATGTTTACTGCGGTGGCCAATAGCCTAGATTATGTTGGTGTGTTAGCGATTGAGTTCTTTGATGTCAACGGTGAGCTACTCGTCAACGAAATCGCTCCTCGCGTACATAACTCTGGCCACTGGACCCAACAAGGTGCTGAAGTTTGTCAGTTTGAAAACCACGTTCGCGCCGTATGCGGCCTGCCTCTTGGCAGCACTAAACTGGTTCGTGAAACGGCCATGATCAATATCCTTGGTGAAGACACGCTGCCAACCGAGTTACTAGCAATGGAAGGCTGTCACATCCATTGGTATGGCAAAGGCAAACGCCCAGGTCGTAAAATGGGTCACATCAACGTGACTGCTGATTACAGTGGTGAGCTGCAACGTAAACTGTGTGAAATTGCTGGCTACTTAGATGCAAAAGCATTTCCTGCAGTACACGAAGTCGCGCAAAAGATTCGCTCTTAA
- the purE gene encoding 5-(carboxyamino)imidazole ribonucleotide mutase, which yields MKVGIIMGSKSDWPTMKLAADMLDKFGIAYETKVVSAHRTPQLLADYATSAKERGLKVIIAGAGGAAHLPGMTAAFTSLPVLGVPVQSRALKGIDSLLSIVQMPKGIAVGTLAIGEAGAANAGILAAQIIGTHDEEVMAKVEAFRAEQTETVLANPNPEEE from the coding sequence ATGAAAGTTGGAATTATCATGGGGTCTAAATCAGACTGGCCAACAATGAAATTAGCCGCTGACATGTTAGATAAGTTTGGTATTGCCTATGAAACCAAAGTTGTTTCAGCACACCGAACTCCTCAACTTCTTGCAGACTATGCCACCAGCGCAAAAGAACGCGGTTTGAAAGTCATCATCGCTGGTGCTGGCGGTGCTGCGCATCTACCAGGGATGACCGCAGCATTCACCAGTCTTCCTGTTCTTGGTGTTCCAGTTCAATCGCGTGCACTGAAAGGAATCGATTCACTTCTTTCTATCGTACAGATGCCAAAAGGTATTGCTGTTGGCACACTAGCGATCGGTGAAGCAGGTGCAGCGAATGCTGGTATTCTAGCGGCACAAATCATTGGTACTCACGATGAAGAAGTCATGGCTAAAGTGGAAGCGTTTCGCGCAGAACAAACAGAAACTGTCTTAGCCAACCCAAATCCTGAAGAGGAATAA